A region of the Pseudoprevotella muciniphila genome:
TGAATTCCACACCCACTTCAGCCTTCTCGTTGCCGAAGAGTGCCTTGACAAGCGATGCGGGCTTCTTGGGCAGAATGAACGAACCGTCCTCACTGGCTCCTACGTTCTCCACCTCACCGCAAGCCAGTTTGTGGCCGTCGCTCGCCACCATGGCAAGTTTGTTCTCCTTGATGTCGAAAAACACACCGTTCATCACGGGGCGCAGCGTGTCGTCGGCAGTAGCGAAGAGGGCACGGCCTATGCCCGAAATCAGTTGCTCGGAATCTATCCTGAATGTGGTGGTCTCCCCTTCAAGAGCAGGCGGAACGGGGTATTCCTCTGCCGACTGACCCATAAACTTGTACTGACCGTTCTGATAGTCAACAGTAACCTCAAAGGTGGTCTCGTTTACGAAAATCTCAAGCGGCTGATCGGGAATTTCCTTCATCGACTCCTGAACCGTCTTGGCATTCACGGCGAAACGGATTTCACCGTCATGCTCATTGAGGTCAAGACTGGAAACCAGCGTGTTCTCGTTGTCGGAAGCCATAATGGTGAGCTTACCGTCCTTCACATCGAACACGAAGCACTCAAGGATGGCTACAGAGTTCTTCGATACTATCACACGACCCATGTCGAGCAGACGGGACGAAAATGCTTTACTTGAAATATTAAATTTCATTTTTTATGTATTGTTTTATATTATTTTTTTCTGAAGTTCTCTAAACCTCTCGTTTTCAAAGACTTTAAGACCGCGAAACGGGGTGCTTTTCATCGCATATCCCAATAACGCCCGCTCAATGCCTATCAAATTGCAAAGATAATCATTTTTCGCGGAAATACTTCTTATTCTTGCTAAAAACTTGCACTTCTTATTTGAATTTAAGTACGAGTTTATCAAATTTATCGGAATACTCTGAACACTCAGAGTTTTCCGAACACTCAGAATTTTCCGAAGCCCCCCCTTAATCAAAATACCGCTCTATCCGGTCGTCGGGGAGGATGACGAGGACCGGTTTTCCGTCGGGTGTGAGTTTGGGTTGTGTTCCGGCGAAGAGTTGCTGCATGAGGCCTGCCATTTCGTCGTGTGTGAGGTGTTGTCCTTCGGGTATGGCTGCGCGGCGTGCGAGGGAGAGGCTGATACGCTCTGCCACGGCATTTGTGGCTGTTTCGTTGCCATCTGCCGCCTCTTCTATGATGGAGCGGAGGAGGTTCTCGGGGTCGAGGCCTTCTGCACCTGCCGGTATGCCGCAGAGGAGGGCTTTGCCGCCGTCGTCTGCGCGAAACTCGAAGCCTACGGAGGTGAGTGTGTCTTTCATCGTCTCGAAGAGTACTTTCTGCGCTGGCGAGAGCGTTACATCCACTGGGAAGAGCAGTCCGTGGCTCGTGGCTTTGCGGCTCGATACCTGACTGAGGTAGCGGTCGTAGAGCACGCGGATATGGGCGCGGTGCTGGTCGATAAACATAAGACCGGACTGCACCGCCGTTACGATGAAGCGGCCGCGATACTGGAAGTAGTCGGCAGAAGTGTCCTCCCACCCTTTTTTGTCGTCCTCCGGCAGATTGTCGTAGAGGTTGGGTACCTGACCGTCCTGACTGTCTGCGCTGTCGGCAGGGGTGTCGAGCGCGTTGCGATAGATGGTGTCC
Encoded here:
- the dnaN gene encoding DNA polymerase III subunit beta, yielding MKFNISSKAFSSRLLDMGRVIVSKNSVAILECFVFDVKDGKLTIMASDNENTLVSSLDLNEHDGEIRFAVNAKTVQESMKEIPDQPLEIFVNETTFEVTVDYQNGQYKFMGQSAEEYPVPPALEGETTTFRIDSEQLISGIGRALFATADDTLRPVMNGVFFDIKENKLAMVASDGHKLACGEVENVGASEDGSFILPKKPASLVKALFGNEKAEVGVEFNMRNAVFTTENSKLICRLIEGHYPNYKSVIPNNNPNEATVNRAGILSALRRMLIFSNVNSSLVKLNFEPSRITISTQDIDFSMSATESLMCDYSGTPMSIGFKGTYLMDLLNNMEGDEIVIRLADATRAGIIVPTKQTDGASVLMLLMPMMLND